Below is a window of Bacteroidota bacterium DNA.
ATGTATTCATCAGGAGTATTAATCTCTACTTTCATCACCGGCTCAAGCAAAATAGGATTCGCTTTCATAAAGCCTTTCTTGAAACATATAGATGAGCAAATCTGGAATGCCATGTCTGATGAATCGACAGGGTGGAAGGCGCCGTCGAGCAGCACTACTTTCACATCTACTACCGGGAAGCCGGCAAGAATACCTGTTTCCAGCGTTTTGAGAATGCCTTTTTGAACGGAAGGAATATATTCCTGAGGAATAGAGCCACCCTTGATTTTGTCAACAAATTCGAATCCTTTGCCGCCATTGGGTTCCATGCGAATGAGGGTGCGGGCAAATTGTCCTTTTCCACCGCTCTGTTTCGAATGTTTATAATCAGATTCGGTTTCCATGGTAATGGTTTCGCGGTATGCAACCGAGGGTTCACCCACAATAACTTCCATTCCGAATTCGTGTTTCAGCCTGTCGATGATGATTTCCAGATGGAGTTCGCCCATGCCTGAAATAACGGTTTCTTCGGTTTCGTGGTCAAAACGTACAACAAATGAAGGATCTTCATTCATCAGCTTGCCCAGTGCTTCGCCTAGTTTTTCCTGGTCTTTGCGATTGGCCGGATTAATTTTCAGCTCAATAACGGGAGGCGGAATATGGATGTTTTCCAGATAAATCCTGTTATCCGGGTCACACAAAGTATCTCCTGTCTTGGTGAATTTCATCCCAATCAGTGCAACGATATCGCCCGGACCCGCTTCATGAATTTCTTCGCGGTCTTTGGCGCGGATACGATAAATACGTCCTGTACGCTCAAATTTATTCTTGGTCATATTGATGATCGACATGCCATTGGTAAGTGTGCCTGAATATATACGGATAAATGTCTGCTGACCGACAAACGGGTCGTGAATAAGTTTAAATGCAAGTGCAGCAAACGGTTCCTTTGGTGAAGGATTGCGTTGACGGCTTTTTTCGGGATCTTCAACATCAGTTCCGATAATGGCTCCTTTGTCAAGAGGCGAAGGAAGGTAGTCCACAACAGCGTCGAGAAGCATTTGCACACCTTTATTCTTATATGCTGCACCGCAGAATACCGGAGTGATAAGTAGTTTTAGCGTTGCTTCGCGGGCTGTTTTCATCAGGCGCTCAACAGAAATTTCTTTTCCGTCAAAATAATCCTGCATCATAACATCGTCAAACTCGGCAAGCTTTTCAATCAAGGTGGTGCGGGCTTCTTCAGCCTGTGCCTTCATCGATTCTGGAATTTCAGTCCTGATTTCTTCAGTATCTCCGAATGTATAGGCAGTCATATTGAACAAATCTATGATGCCGCTGAAATTCTCTTCTCTTCCGATAGGAATCTGGAAAGGAAGGGCTTTTGCATCAAGGTTTTTATTCATTTGCGAAACAACTTCCTGAAAATCGGCTCCGGTGCGGTCCATCTTGTTGATGAAAGCAACGCGGGGAACTTTATAACGTTCGGCCTGATTCCATACTGTTTCACTTTGTGGCTCTACGCCGCCAACAGCGCAGAAAAGAGCAATCATACCGTCAATTACTCTGAGCGAACGTTCAACTTCAATCGTGAAGTCAACGTGCCCCGGAGTGTCAATGATATTTATCTGGTGTTCTTTCCAGAAACACGAAATCGCTGCTGATGCAATCGTGATGCCGCGTTCCTGTTCCTGCTTCATGAAATCCATGGTAGCTTCGCCATCATGCACTTCTCCAAGCTTACGATTTACGCCTGTAAAAAACAGGATACGCTCTGTTACTGTAGTCTTACCGGCATCAATATGTGCCGCAATTCCAATGTTTCTTAATGTTGTTAAAGGCATTACAAAATAGTTAAAGTTCTAAAATCCTGCTCCCCGTACCTCTTTGAAACGGGGGTGCAAAAGTACTCATTTTTTCTCAATTGACAAGTTATTCAGGATTCTAAAAAGGGTAATAATATCGACTTTGAGAAACAGTAAGCCTATTTTTTCTTAATTTAGCAGTCAAAACTGCCTAAAATCTATATCCTTATTAATTAGAAAAATGAATTAAAATGACGCGAATAAAAAATATTTCGATATTAATTGCAGCCATAGCTATTATATTTTCAGTTGCTAGGAATGGTCATGCACAGGGTGTGAGTATAAATGCAGGGGGAGCTCCGGCCGATTCATCTGCTATGCTTGACGTGAGCAGTACAAGCAGAGGTGTGCTTATTAGCCGCATGACAACTTCTGAGCGAAATGCTATTGTCCATCCGGCTGAAGGCTTGATGATTTTCAATACTGATTCCAAATGTATTAATCTGTACAGAAGCAATGGGTGGTGGGAAATATGCGGTAATTGTATTCCTCCTGCCAGTCCGGTTGTTGGGAATAACGGGCCTATGTGTGAAGGCAATTCGCTGAATCTTACGGCATCACTTATTACGGGTGTCACCTACAGTTGGACCGGACCCAATGGATTTTCTTCAACTGCCCGGAATCCTGTAATTGCAAATGCTACTTCTGCTGCAACTGGAACCTACACTCTTACTGCATCAATAAATGGTTGCACATCTGTTCCGGTTACGACAACTGCGAATATTTATCCTATTCCGAGTGCCGCTTTTACATTTACTTCTACCGGACTTGGGCAAAACGTAACTTTCACTCCGGCATTAACGGGCCAAACTTACAGTTGGACTTTTCAGGGTGGAACACCTTCAGCATCCACATTGCAGAATCCTGTTGTAGTATGGAATACAACAGGAAGTTATAATATATCGCTAACTGTTACTACTTCTAATAACTGCAGTGCCTCAAGCAGTACAACCATTTCAGTCTCGAATTGTGTGCCAGGCAGTACGACATTTATTTATACCGGAAATATTCAGTATTTCACAGTTCCGTCATGCGTAACCTCAATTACGGTTGAGGCCTATGGAGCTGAAGGAGGCGGTACAAGCGGCATTACCGGCACTGGAGGAAAAGGTGGAAAAGCAATAGCAACTATTCCGGTTACACCGGGCGAAACCCTGAATCTTTTTGTTGGTGGTATGGGCTTGTCAGCTCCTGTTCAAATTCAGGGTGGATACAATGGTGGTGGTGGCACAAATGCGTCATCAGATAATACAGGTGCAGGTGGTGGTGCCAGCGATATTAGACGGGGTCTTACCTTGAACGACCGTCTGGTTGTTGCAGGTGGCGGTGGTGGTGCAGGTTATATGCCCCAGAATTATCCTTCAAATCTTGGTGGTGCCGGTGGTGGACTTTCAGGTGGAGATGGTGGAACTTCCTCCTGGTGTACACCTAACTGCAATGGTAAAGGGGGTACACAGAGTGCGGGAGGCCTGGGCGGACAACGCACAGGTGATCCCAATGCAGGAGATGGAACTTTTGGAACCGGTGGCCGTGGACAGGGAAGCTCTAATGGCGGCGGTGGCGGCGGCGGCGGCTGGTATGGTGGTGGTGGTGGAGAAGCAACATCCGGAGGTGGAGGTTCAAGCTATATTTCTTATCCGGGAAGCACAAATACTTCAACTGTTGCCGGTGTGAATTCAGGGAATGGCTATATTATTGTTTCATGGTAATCTTTGAATAAAAATACTTGAAAATTGAAACAACGTTCAAACTAAATCTGCATTATTTTAAATAGTAAACAATGAAGACTTTGCGAATATTTTTCGTACTAATATTAACGATAGCATCATTTTCCACATTTGCACAGGGCTCTGCCATTAATGCTTCAGGTTCTCAACCCGACCCATCTGCAATGCTGGATGTTAGCTCAAATACCAAAGGATTCCTGGCACCACGAATGAGTGAGACGGAACGCAATGCAATAGTGAATCCGGCTGAAGGTTTGATTATCTTCAACACAACTTCGGGCTGTCCGAATTACTACCACAATAGTACCTGGTTCCCGTGGTGTGGTAATTGCAGTCCACCTGCCGCACCCTTGCCCGGCAGTAACAGTCCTGTTTGTGTAGGTTCAACCCTGAATCTTACGGCATCGGCAATCGTTGGGGCGACCTATTCCTGGACCGGTCCAAACGGGTTCTCTTCAACTTCACAGAATCCTTCTATTACAAATGCTGGCCTTGCTGCTGCAGGAACATACAATGTTGCTGCTACCGTAAATGGATGCACTTCAAACTATGCAGCAACAATAGTAGCGGTAAATTCACTTCCGAATTCATCCTTCACATATACACCCACCAGCCCTAATATTAGTCAAGCTGTTACGTTCAGTCCGGTTAGCACAGGTCTGACATATGCCTGGACTTTTCAGAATGGCTCCCCTGCAACATCAACCGCTCAAAATCCTGTTGTGACATGGAGTACAAGCGGCACTTTTTCGGTATCTCTTACAGTCACCGGCGGAGGCAATTGCAGCTCAACATCGGCAAGCAATATCACTATTTCTAATTGTGGCGGCACCGGTAGCCAGACTTTTTCATACACAGGTGCTGCGCAAACCTTCACAGTCCCTGTGTGCATCACTCAAATTACCATAGAAGCTTATGGTGCACAAGGCTCACAAGGGACTCAAGGAAATCATAACGGATCATTGCCCGGAACCAATGGCGGTGTCGGTGGTTTGGGTGGAAAAGCCTCAGGAACGCTCACCGTATCCCCGGGCCAGATTATTAATATTTATGTCGGAGGGCAGGCTGGATGGAATGGTGGTGGTGCTTCCGGAACCGGATCAGGCGCACCCGGCGGCATTGGCGGTGGTGCCAGCGATGTAAGAATTGGTGGCAATGCACTTTCAAATAGGGTAATTGCTGCTGCCGGTGGCGGCGGCGGCGGCGGTGGTGGACTCACTCAATCGTGCAGTCCGGGAATACCCAGTGATGGCGGAGCAGGAAGCGGCGGTGGCAGCAGTCTTGACGGTTCGACCGGAACCAGTGGCGGCGGTGGTCCGGGTGTTGGAGTGGGTGGATATTATAACGGAAATGGTGGTTCTGGTGGCAGTGGAAATCAATCAGGAACTGCCGGAGGAACCGGCACAACAGGTCAGGGAGGAAACGGTGGAAGCACCACATATCCTGTACCTCCTTATGCTGCAGGCGTTACCGGTTGTGGTGGCGGCGGTGGCGGTGGCTATACCGGTGGTGGTGGTGGCGGCGGCGCAGGCTATAATGGCGGTTGTGGCGCACCCGGAGGTGGCGGTGCCGGCGGTACTTCATATACTGGTGGTGTTACTAACGGAGCTACACAAGGTTCTGTAAGAAGCGGAAACGGTCAGGTGATTATTTCCTGGTAATCGACAGTAATAGGTTCCAATTATACTGATATAATATATTAGGTATTTTTCTTATTATTGATTATTTTTGCTATTCTTTGGCAGTTGCCTTGCACAAATATCAATAAGTTGAATTATGAAAAAGACCTTAATCCCTTTACTTAAAGTAACATTCACCCTGATATGTTTCTTTATTAGCTATTATAATGTGTCAGCACAGGGTTTGGGAGTAAATACTACAGGTGTTGCTGCCGATCCTTCTGCAATGCTCGATGTAAGCGGCACAAATTCCGGTGTACTGATTAACCGCATGACGTCGGCACAGCGCAATGCTATCCCAAATCCTGCGGAAGGTCTGGTGATATTCAATACAGATAGCAAGTGTTTTAACTTTTTCAGGAACAATACCTGGTTTGAACTCTGCGGCAATTGTATTGGCCCACCGGCTCCGGTTGCAGGCAGCAATAGCCCCGTTTGTGAAGGCTCAACACTGAATCTTACTGCCACTACGGTTCCTCAGGCTACTTATTACTGGACAGGACCCAATGGATTTACTTCAACAGCTCAGAATCCGGTATTATCAAATGTAACATTACAGGCCGGTGGAGTTTATACCGTCTATTCAGTACTAAGTTGCAATTCCCAACCTGCCACCACGACTGTGGTTGTCAATAGCGGACCGGCATCAACCTTCACTGCGAATCCGGTGATGCCGATTGTTGGGCAGGCTTGCGTATTTTCACCAACATTGACTGGAGCAAACTACAATTGGACATTCCAAAGTGGTTCTCCGGCTACGAGTACGGCACAGAATCCATCGGTTACATGGTCAACAACCGGAACTTACAGTGTTTCACTCACAGTTACTCAAAACGGCTGTTCATCTACTACAAATAGTTCTATTTCAATCAACACTTGTTACAACCATTCTCAATCTCAAACCTTTTCATACACGGGCGCCGATCAGACATGGACAGTCCCGTCAGGTACCTGTTCTATTACTGTTGAAGCTTTTGGTGCGCAGGGTGGTACCAGCTTTGCAGGAGCTATAGGTGGAAAGGGTGCCTACATTAAAGGAACCTTCACGGTTGCATCCGGTGACGTTATTACAATAAAGGCAGGCGGAAAAGGTGTAAACGGTACCGGTGGTAGCCTCCACGGCGGTGGCGGTGGCGGTGGCTCTTTTGTGATTAACGGAGGCAATATATTGCTAATTGCAGCAGGTGGCGGCGGCGGATCCTATTCCAGCAGCAGTTGTGTCGGTCAGCCCGGAAATGCATCTACTACAGGTGGTGCCGGAGGTTATTACTCGGTAACTGTTGGCAGTGGAGGATTCTCAGACAATGGCCAGGGCGGCGGTTGTGGTTCCGGTGGCGGTGGCTGGAATTCGGCAGGCACCGGCAATAACTGGTGTACCGGCGGACAGGCTGCAGGCGGAGCCGGCGGCGTAAGCCAGTACACAGGCCATGGTGGCTGGGCAGGAGGTGGAGCATCCTACCATGGTGGTGGCGGTGGCGGCGGCTATACAGGCGGAAGCGGAGGAAATTATACAATTGGCGGTGGTGGCGGTGGTTCAATTAACAATGGAACAAGCCAGACCAATACTGCTGATTATCAGACCGGCAACGGGAGTGTTATAATTGCCTGGTAATTTTCATTTTTTACTTATGCAGAGTAGCTGAAGATTTCGTACGAAAGACATCTTCATTGTATATTTTCAAACTTATTAATTTCAGATTATTATGTTAAAACAATCATTTCGCTTTTTGTTTCTTATTTTCATTGTTCATTGTTCATTTTTAACTGTTCATTCCTTTGCACAGGGTGTTGGCGTCAATACAACAGGAAGTCCCGCTGACCCTTCATCAATGCTTGATGTCAGCAGTAATTCAAAAGGCGTACTTATAAGCCGTATGACAACCGCCGAACGCGCAGCAATATCAAACCCTGCTGAAGGATTGATGATATTCAATACAGATACCAAGTGTTTTAACTTTTTCAGAAATAATACCTGGTTTGAAGTATGTGGTAATTGTATCGGACCGCCTGCTCCGATTGCCGGCAGCAATAGCCCTGTTTGCGAAGGCTCAACATTGAATCTTTCCGCCTCTACGGTTCCGCAGGCTACTTACCTGTGGGTCGGACCCAACGGTTTTACTTCAACTGCTCAAAATCCTGTTATTTCAAATATAACATTGCAGGCAAGCGGAATTTATACTGTGTATTCTGTGCAAAACTGTAATTCACAGCCCGCTACTACAACTGTTTCTGTAAGCAGCGGACCGGCATCAACCTTTACCGCAAATCCGTTGATACCCATAGTTGGGCAGGCTTGTGTTTTCTCACCAACATTAACGGGCGCAAATTACAATTGGACATTTCAAAGTGGTTCACCGGCTACAAGTACAAACCAAAACCCTTCAGTGACCTGGGCTGCATCCGGAACTTATAACCTTTCACTCACAGTTACTCAAAATGGCTGTTCATCTACAACAAATAGTTCTATTTCAATTAGCAGCTGCTATAATCATTCTCAATCTCAGACATTCTCATATACAGGCGCTGCTCAAACCTGGACTGTTCCTTCAGGTGTTTGCTCAATCACTATTGATGCCTATGGTGCACAAGGTGGAAATGGAATCGGAGGCGGAGTAGGTGGAAAAGGTGCCTATATCAGTGGAACTTTTACCGTAACTGCGGGAGATAATATTACTCTGACTGTAGGAGGAAAAGGTAGTAATGGCATATCAAGCCTCAACGGTGGCGGTGGTGGCGGCGGTTCTTTTGCTGTAAACAATGGTGTAATACTGCTTATCGCCGGCGGCGGCGGAGGTTCCTCGTATTACAATACCAGTAGTTATGGACAACCCGGCAATGCAAATACTACAGGTGGCGCAGGTGCATATTATTCTGTAACTGCCGGAAACGGAGGATATACCGACGGTAGTCAGGGTGGCGGCACAGGAGCCGGCGGCGGTGGTTGGTTTACAGCTGGAACCGGTAATACCTGGTGCACCGGGGGCCAGGCTGCAGGTGGTGCCGGTGGCGTCAGCAACGGTTACACCGGTCATGGCGGATGGGGTGGTGGTGGTGGTGGTTTCCACGGTGGTGGCGGCGGCGGCGGTTATACCGGTGGCAGTGGCGGCGGTGTGTCAAGTCCGGGTGGCGGCGGCGGCGGTTCAATCAATAATGGAACAAACCAGACGAATACCGGCGATTATCAAACCGGTAACGGCTCAATAGTTGTTTCCTGGTGATTTGATAATTTTTGTAATTTAGCAGCGTATTTCAGTGTTTTTAAAAAGAAAACATGATAGAAATGCTTATATTATTCTTGACCTTTAAAAAGACAAAAACATCATGTTAAGAAACTTACCGCGTTTTCTATTACTGCTTTTAATTATTCATTGTTCATTTTTCATTGTTCATTCTTATGCACAGGGCGTAGCCGTGAATGTAAGCGGAAATCCTGCCGATGCATCTTCAATTTTTGATGTCAGCAGCACTGCAAAAGGGGTATTGCTAAGCAGAATGACCACTGCGCAGCGCAATGCAATCACCAATCCTGCCGAAGGGCTTGTGATTTTTAATACTGATACCAAATGTTTCAATTTTTATAAAGCCAACAGCTGGTTTGAGTGGTGTGGAAATTGTATCGCACCTGCAATACCTGTTGCGTCTAACAACACACCTGTCTGTGCCGGCGATACCCTGAAATTATTTGCGTCAACGGTTCCGGGTGCCACATATATCTGGAGCGGGCCTAATGGTTTTACTTCAACAGCACAGAATCCTAAAATTCCAAACTCAGGGACTGCAGCAGCAGGTACCTATTCAGTGTCATCAACCAATGGAAGCTGCTCTTCAAACGCTGCAACAACTACAGCAACCGTAAATGCCGCCCCGTCATCTGCCTACACATGGCTGCCTCTGACGGCAACAATTAATTCGAACGTAACTTTTACTCCGGCAGTTACCGGCGCCTCCTATAGCTGGACCTTTCAGAGCGGAACACCGGCTACGAGTTCTGCACAGAACCCCGTTGTGCAGTGGACTACATCCGGTAATTACTCAACATCACTTACTGTTACGCAAAATGGCTGCAGTTCAACCACATCATCTTCAATAACCGCTACAACATGCGCTCCCGTAAGCGGAAGCCAGACCTTCAGCTATACTGGCGCTTCTCAGACGTTTACGGTGCCTTCATGTATTACTCAGATAACCATTGAATGCTGGGGTGCTCAAGGATACACCTGCGGCAATGCCGGTGGTCTTGGTGGTTATGCCAGCGGAACACTTGTTGTCACTCCCGGTCAGCAGTTATATGTTTATGTAGGCGGGCAGGGAACTGTTTCTAATGGTTCATATATTCCTGCAGGTGGCGGATGGAATGGCGGTGGCAACGGTCAAAGCAATGGAGCTACAAGTGCTGTGGGCGGCGGCGGTGGCGGCTCCGATGTAAGAACTGTGTACAACGCGAATCCTATGGATGGCACGTCTCTTAATTCACGCCTTATTGTAGGTGGTGGGGGTGGAAGTGCTACGAGCAATACCGGTGCATACGGTGGTGCAGGTGGTGGACTATCAGGTCAGGATGGCGGACAGCATAGCAGCTATCATTATGGCAGAGGCGGTACCCAATCAGCCGGCGGTGACTACGGTGGCACTTTAGGTCAGGGTGGTAATGCTGAAGGTTGGATGACTCCCTGGAATGGTGCCGGTGGCGGTGGTTATTATGGAGGTGGCATTTCTACGGCCCATTCAGGCGGCGGCGGCGGAAGCTCTTATTATGGAGGCGTTACCGGAGGAAGTACAACAACAGGTTTACGCAGTGGCGATGGTCAGGTGAAAATTAGTTGGTAGAATTGATGAACAATATTTATATGAGGCAGGAACCATCACGTTTCCTGCCTCATTCTTTTTTGTACTTTTAGATGGTAAATTAATTGTTATGAGATTGCAGTTATTAAGTTTCCTTGCCTTCTTGCTATTATTGAACGGCAGTCTTTTCAGTCAGGTTGACCTTATTATCCCGCTCGGTCATACTGACCGCATCACGTCCATTTCTGCTTCGTCCGATGGCAAATACATTGCATCAGCGGGGGTTGATTATAAAGTTAAAATTTGGGATGTAGCCACAGGTCGCGAACTTGTGACATTCTATGAACACAACCGGCCGGTGAATGCGGTCACTTTCACACCCGACGGAACGAAGTTGATAAGCGCCGATGACGACGGAATGATGTATTTCAGAGATGTTGCTTCATATAAAATGCTTAAGAAAGTGTCGCTTGGCAGCGAGATATTTTGCATGAACGTTTCTCCCGATGGTAAACTTCTTGCCGTAGGCATGTGGAAAATAATTCACATTTTTGATATGGCAACAATGACCGAAGTCAGAAGTATTGCCGCATACGCCGGACCTGATTTGGTTTCAGATCTGCTGTGTGTCGATTTTGCCGCTGATGGAAAAACGCTGCTGTCTGCAGGAAAGAATGATCGAAAAATAAAAATATGGAATGCCCTCACAGGAAGCCTTACTAAAACAATAAATGCCGTTGCTGACAATGTTTCCGCTGATATAAGCAGCGACGGTCTTACGGTGATTGCTGCAGGCGGCTCCGACGAAGATTCAGTTTATAAATATAATGTAACATCCGGTGCACTGATTTATGCTGTTCAGGGAAGTAAACGAAAGTTGCGAAAAATCTGTTTTTCTCCGGATAACAGCCAATTCGTAACTGCCGACGAAAACTGGGAAGCAAAACTCTGGGATGCGGGAACAGGAGCAGAGCTCAAGGTTTTTTCAGGCCATAACGATGATGTTTCCGATATCTGTTTTGGCCGTACCCCCAATCTTATTTTTACAGCCAGCGAAGACCAGTCAATATGGTTGTGGGATACAGGCACAGCTGAAGTTGTTAAAAAGTTCAAAGCCCATTCACGAAATATTCATACGGTAGATTTTGCACCCGACAGCAGGCGGATTGCCATAGGCTGCGGCTCGCCTCAAAGCCGCTTCGGAAACCACCTGATAGTGTGGGATCTTGCCGGAACATCAGGAATAAAATCATTTTTGCCAAACGACGATGTTCCCGGCGACGTAAACGCAGCCCGATTCTCACCATCTGGTCTTACCATAGCTTCTGCAGCAGAATCAGACAATGAAAAACTGCGGTTTTGGGATGTCGCAACCGGAACGTGTACTCAGTTCATTAAAAAAGCTCATTCCCGCGATATCAATTCCTTATGCTGGTCGGCTGACGGAAAATTCGTGTACACTGCAGGCGACGATGCCGAGGCATATAAATGGGATGCTGTAAACGGTGCAAAACTGGCACAGTATAGCGGTGGCAAGGATGATATTATGGAAGTGGCCGCTTCCGCTGACGGAAAATATCTGGCGGCCGCAGGCGATGACCGTAAAGTTTTTCTTTGGAATACCGTAAATGGAAACCTTGTGAAATCAATGGTTCATGATGATGACCTGTCAACCTGTGCCTTTTCGCACGACGGAACAAAAGTGCTTTCAGGAAGTCGTTTCGGCATTCTTAAACTGTGGTCAGCGCCATCAGGCAATTTAATCACCACTCTGAATGCCGGCAGCCGTGCTCATTCTGTATTCTCTGCCTGCTTCTCCATGGATGACAAGAAGGTATTTTCCGGCGGCTGGGACAATAATATCAGAGTGTGGGATATTGCGACTGCAACAACAAAATTCACAATAAAAGGTCATGATATGATGGTTTCGGGCGTTTCGGCTTCACCCGATGGGAAGTTGCTTGTTTCGGGAAGTGCTGATAATACCGTGAAATTATGGAATTTAAAGGATTACAGTCAGATTGCAAATCTCGTTATTCTTGATTCTGTCGATTGGGTGGTGAGTACACCCGATAATTATTACTTCTGCTCCAAAGGTGCTCTCAGCATCATGGGCTTCCGCAAAGGAAACGAGGTCTTTCCTTTCGAACAGTTCGACCTGCAGTATAACCGTCCCGATATCGTTCTTGACCGCATCGGTTATGCTTCGCCTGAATTGATAAATTCTCTTAAAAAGGCCTACCATAAACGCTTACGGAAGATGAAATTCGACGAAAGCATGTTCAGCCCCGATTTTCATATGCCCAATCTGGTTATCAACAAAAAAGAAAAAATTCCACTCACTACCACGGAACGCAGCCTCAGCATTGACTTTGCCGCATCCGATTCAAAGTATAAACTCGACCGTATCAATGTCTGGATAAACGATGTGCCGGTTTATGGTATCAACGGAATTGATTTGCGGAACGAAAATAGTGCTTCAACCGAAAAAAAACTCACACTGCAGCTTTCGCAGGGAAGGAACAACATTCAGGTATCATGCCTCAACGAAAAAGGTATCGAAAGTCTGAGGCAGACCTTTGAAATTAATTATCAGCCTGCCCAACCTGTAACACCCAATCTCTATGTTATTGCTATCAGCGTGTCCGATTATAAGGATGACCGCTTTAATCTCAAATATGCTGCTAAAGACGGCCGGGATCTTGCCGGTTTGTTTACCGACGAAACTGAAAACAACGGGAAAGTCTTTATTGATACTCTGTTTAATAAAAATGCAACACGCGACAACATCATCGCTCTTCGGCAAAAGCTCATGAAAACTACAGTTGACGACCGCGTTATCTTATATGTTTCCGGTCACGGTCTGCTCGACGACAGTCTTGATTTTTACTTCGCAACCTATGACATGAATTTCAGTAAACCGGCACAGTCGGGCATTCTGTACGATGATCTTGAAGGATTGCTCGACGGCATTCCGGCACGCGAAAAACTGCT
It encodes the following:
- a CDS encoding glycine rich domain-containing protein, whose protein sequence is MLRNLPRFLLLLLIIHCSFFIVHSYAQGVAVNVSGNPADASSIFDVSSTAKGVLLSRMTTAQRNAITNPAEGLVIFNTDTKCFNFYKANSWFEWCGNCIAPAIPVASNNTPVCAGDTLKLFASTVPGATYIWSGPNGFTSTAQNPKIPNSGTAAAGTYSVSSTNGSCSSNAATTTATVNAAPSSAYTWLPLTATINSNVTFTPAVTGASYSWTFQSGTPATSSAQNPVVQWTTSGNYSTSLTVTQNGCSSTTSSSITATTCAPVSGSQTFSYTGASQTFTVPSCITQITIECWGAQGYTCGNAGGLGGYASGTLVVTPGQQLYVYVGGQGTVSNGSYIPAGGGWNGGGNGQSNGATSAVGGGGGGSDVRTVYNANPMDGTSLNSRLIVGGGGGSATSNTGAYGGAGGGLSGQDGGQHSSYHYGRGGTQSAGGDYGGTLGQGGNAEGWMTPWNGAGGGGYYGGGISTAHSGGGGGSSYYGGVTGGSTTTGLRSGDGQVKISW
- a CDS encoding caspase family protein, with protein sequence MRLQLLSFLAFLLLLNGSLFSQVDLIIPLGHTDRITSISASSDGKYIASAGVDYKVKIWDVATGRELVTFYEHNRPVNAVTFTPDGTKLISADDDGMMYFRDVASYKMLKKVSLGSEIFCMNVSPDGKLLAVGMWKIIHIFDMATMTEVRSIAAYAGPDLVSDLLCVDFAADGKTLLSAGKNDRKIKIWNALTGSLTKTINAVADNVSADISSDGLTVIAAGGSDEDSVYKYNVTSGALIYAVQGSKRKLRKICFSPDNSQFVTADENWEAKLWDAGTGAELKVFSGHNDDVSDICFGRTPNLIFTASEDQSIWLWDTGTAEVVKKFKAHSRNIHTVDFAPDSRRIAIGCGSPQSRFGNHLIVWDLAGTSGIKSFLPNDDVPGDVNAARFSPSGLTIASAAESDNEKLRFWDVATGTCTQFIKKAHSRDINSLCWSADGKFVYTAGDDAEAYKWDAVNGAKLAQYSGGKDDIMEVAASADGKYLAAAGDDRKVFLWNTVNGNLVKSMVHDDDLSTCAFSHDGTKVLSGSRFGILKLWSAPSGNLITTLNAGSRAHSVFSACFSMDDKKVFSGGWDNNIRVWDIATATTKFTIKGHDMMVSGVSASPDGKLLVSGSADNTVKLWNLKDYSQIANLVILDSVDWVVSTPDNYYFCSKGALSIMGFRKGNEVFPFEQFDLQYNRPDIVLDRIGYASPELINSLKKAYHKRLRKMKFDESMFSPDFHMPNLVINKKEKIPLTTTERSLSIDFAASDSKYKLDRINVWINDVPVYGINGIDLRNENSASTEKKLTLQLSQGRNNIQVSCLNEKGIESLRQTFEINYQPAQPVTPNLYVIAISVSDYKDDRFNLKYAAKDGRDLAGLFTDETENNGKVFIDTLFNKNATRDNIIALRQKLMKTTVDDRVILYVSGHGLLDDSLDFYFATYDMNFSKPAQSGILYDDLEGLLDGIPAREKLLLMDACHSGEVDKEDVFEIKDTNLVLADGAKGDLKTYGYKGIKIEKQNNGLGLQNSFELMQELFANLSRGSGAVVISAAAGTGYALESAEWNNGVFTYCILDGIKNKSADRDGNGSVTVGELKDYVSAQVEKLTRGAQKPTSRRESLGFDWKIR